Below is a window of Streptomyces sp. NBC_00223 DNA.
GCTGCCCGCCGCCCCGAACGCCCCGCGCCGGCCCCGCTGGCTGCCCGGCACCCGGCTCAGCGGCATCACCTCGGTCTCCACCATCATCACCTGCGGCGGCGTGGTGGGCGCCCTGATGGGCCGTCATGAACCGGTGGTGCTCGGCGCCGGCTTCGGCGCGGGCCTGGCCACCGCGGGCCTCGCCACCATGCTCCCGCAGGTCTGGCGGGTCCGCCGGGCCCCCACCCGCGCGGTGCTGCTGCGCGAGATCGGCGCCGCGCTCGCGGCCTATCGCCCCGAGGTCGTGCTCTACCACCACGCCGACGCCGCGGTCCGCTCGCTCTACCAGGTCGAGATGTGGCTGGACACCGTCGCCCGTCTCGACCTGCGGGCCATCGTGGTGCTGCGCGACCGCGAAGCCCTCAGCCGGCTCGCGCCCACCGCCCTGCCCGTGCTGTGCATACCCTCCGCCGCCGACCTCGACTCGCTCGACCTGGCCGAGGCCAAGGTGGTGCTCTACCCGGCGAACGCCGCGAAGAACGCCCATATGCTCCGGCTCGGCTCGGCCCGCCATGTCTTCGTCGGGCACGGCGACAGCGACAAGGCGGCCAGCAGCAACCGCTTCAGCAAGGTCTACGACGAGATCTGGGTGGCCGGCCCCGCCGGGCGCGAGCGCTACGCCGATCTGCCGTCGATCCAGGACCAGGACATCGTCGAGGTCGGCCGCCCGCAACTGTCCGCCGTCCGCCGCGCCACCTCGGCGGGTCCCGGTCAGCCGGTCACCGTGCTCTACGCCCCGACCTGGGAGGGCTGGTCCGACGACGACAACGCGGCCCTTGCCACGAGCGGCGAGCGGATCGTACGGACCCTGCTCCGGCTCCAGGTGCGGGTCCTGTACAAGCCGCACCCGCTCACCGGCGCCCGGGTGCGCCGCTACGCCCAGGCCGACCAGCGGATCAGGCAGCTGCTGCGGGCCCAGGGCGCGGTGGAGGCGGGGGAGGGGCTGCTGTCCGCGCCGGGCCGCCATCTGATCATCACCGGGCAGGCGCCGCACCTCTACCACTGCTTCAACGAGGCCGATCTGCTGGTCACCGACATCTCCAGCGTGGTCAGCGACTTCCTGGCCAGCGCCAAGCCGTACGCGGTGACCAACGCCCTGAACCTGCCGGCGGACGAGTTCACCCGGCGCTACCCCAGCGCGGCCGCGGCCTACCTGCTGGACCCGCAGTGCTCCGCGCTGGCCGAGGCGGTCACCGCGGCCGGCGACCCGGCCGGCGACCGGCTGGCCGGCCACCGGGACCGGCTGCGCGTCCATCTGCTGGGGCCGGACGAGCCCGACGCCATGACCCGCTTCAACACCGCCGTGAACCGGCTGGCCGGGCGCGGCCGCGAGGCCGAGCGCGTCGCCGCGTCGGCGGAGCCGCGTTCCACTCTGCTCACCGGTTCCGGCGGCGCGGAGCCGTCGCTTCCGCAGGGGGACGGGGGCTGACCATCACCGCCGTCCGTCACCGTTCTGTTCACTCGCGGACATCCCTTATTCTCAACCTATTCTCATTCCTTCGTAGTTCTCTCGTTCTCCTCGAAGTTTCCTCCGTCACAGACCCCCAGCCCATTCGCGCAGCACACTGACAGGCAGTTATCGTGTTCCCAGGACACTTGTCCCCACGGGCCGCGGTCGCGGTCCCCACCGGCGAACCCTCGTGCATGGCGACGGAGCCGGACACAGCAGTCAACGCCCCGGCCGGGCGGGTGACCATATGAGCGCCCGACTTCGCACCCTTCTGCGGCTCAAGTCGAATCGCGGTTTTCTGTGGGCCTTCCTCATGACCGCCGCCTTCGTGGCGCTGCCGGTCTGTGTGCTGGTGCCAACGGACGACGGGCTGATCGTCGCTGTGGCGGCCAGTTACCTCACCGACGAATTGGTGAAGCGCACCGAAGTCGGCTTCGCCAGGCGGCTGCAGAGCCTCGGCATCACCTCGACCCTGCGCTTCCTCTTCCGCACGGCCGTGGTGATCGTCGCCTTCGGCCGCTCGGACGCCCCCACCGCGCTCGTGGCGAGCGCCCTGGCCGTCTACCTCCTGCACTTCCTGCTCACCACGGTCTACGCCGGACTGCACCGCTCGGTGCGCAGGCGGCGGGCCGTGCCGGTCATCACCCGCAATCTGGACCTGAGCGCGCTGCGGCTGCTGCCGCAGATGCGCCCGGTGCTCTCCCGCCGGAACCGCGACAAGTTCATGCACCTGGACCTGGCGGCCACGGCCGGTCTGCTGGTCGGCCTGGCCGGCGGCTCCTGGGCGTGGGCCTGGACCGGGCTCGCGGTCACGGTGGTCCTCTCCCTCGCGGCGGTGGCCCTGATGCTGGTGCAGGTCCTGCGCGCCTCCCGTACCCCGTCGCCGGAGACGGTCATCGGCGCGGTCAACGAGCAACTGGCCGACTACCGGCCGCAGGTGGCGCTGTACTTCACCTTCGCCGCCGTGTCGCAGGACTTCATGTACCAGGTCAACATGTGGATCGAGACGCTGGAGAGCCTCGATCTGCGGCCGATCATCATCCTGCGCGAGCGGGGCACGTACCGCTTCCTGAGCCGCACCTGGATCCCGGTGGTCTGCGTCCCCAAGGCCGCCGACCTCGCGGAGCTGGACCTGACCGGCGTCCGGGTCGTCCTCTACCCCGGCAACGCGGGCAAGAACGTGCACATGCTGCGGGTCGCCGAGGCCCGGCACGTGTTCATCGGCCACGGCGACAGCGACAAGCTCGCCAGCAGCAACCGCTTCAGCAAGGTCTACGACGAGATCTGGGTGGCCGGGCGGGCGGGCCGTGACCGCTACCAGCGCGTCCGGCACGCCATCGACGACGCCGCGATCGTGGAGGTCGGCCGCCCCCAGCTCGCGCCGATCGCCATGCACGCCGACCACCGCCCGGGCCCGATACCGGTCGTGCTCTACGCCCCCACCTGGGAGGGCTGGAGCGACGACGACTGCCACACCTCGGTGATCCCGATGGGTGTACGGATGATCGAGGCGCTCCTGGCCCAGAAGGACCCGGTGCGGGTGATCTACAAGCCGCACCCGCTGACCGGACGGCGCTCGCCCGAGGCGGCCGCCGCCGACGCCCAGATCCGGGCCCTGCTCTTCGCCGACAACGCCACCCGCGCCGCCGCCCAGGCCGACCCCGCCGCCGAGGCCCGGATGCGGGAGATCGCGGCGCGGCTGGAGGAGCTGACCGGACAGCCCGCGGGCGGGCTCGACGACGCGCAACTGCTCCGCACCTCCAAGGCGGCCGAGCGGGCCGGCGGGGACGAGTGGACGAGCCTCCACGAGGAGTGGCACCGGCTCTTCTGGGAGCAGCAGGGCGCGATCCGGCACAACGTGGTCGTGGAGCGGATGCCCGCGCTCTACGAGTGCTTCAACCAGGCCGACATCCTGATCAGTGACGTGTCCAGCGTGGTGGCCGACTTCGTGGCCAGCCTCAAGCCGTATGTGCTCACCAACGCGGGCAACCTGCCCGACGAGGAGTTCCGCGCGTCCTTCACCACGGCGGGCGGCGCGTATCTGCTGGACCGGGAGTGCACCCGGCTCTCGCGGATCCTGGACTCGGTGCGCAAGCCGGACAGCGACCCGATGGCGGAGGACCGCAGGACGCTCAAGGAGTACGTCCTCGGCCCCGACCGGCCCACCTCGATGGAGCGCTTCAACAGCGCGGTCCGCGCGCTGGCCGACAAGGCGGCGGCCGACGAGATCGGTCACTACCTGGACGGTCCTGTCGTTCCCGCGCAGATCACCAGCCTGGACGCCTGACAGCGGCGCCTCCCGGCGCCACCCGGCGCCACCCGAAGGGGCCCCCGGCCGTCTCTCCCGACGGCCGGGGGCCCCTTCGGCGTTCAGGCGGTGTGCGGGGGAGCCGACGGCCGGGTGGTGTGGGGATCGCGGGGAGATCGCCACCCTCTTGCCGTCGGTTGTCCGCGGCGCACTAAACTCCTCGCGTGTCCGCTCACTCCCTGGTGCCAGAGTTCGAAAGCAACGCCCAGAACCGGCCCGGGACTGCCCCGGAGCGAGGAGGGCAGGCCGATACGGCCGCCCCGCCGCGCAAGCAACGGGACGCGTTCTTCGACAACGCGAAGTTCCTGGCGATCGTCCTGGTGGTCTGCGCCCATACGTGGGAGCCCCTGATGCACTCGGGGAGCCGTGCCACGCACGCGCTCTACATCCTTGTGTACTCCTTCCACATGCCGGCGTTCATCGTGATCTCCGGCTACTTCTCGCGCAGCTTCACGATGCGGCCCGCCCAGCTCAAGCGGCTCGTCACCGGGATCGTCGTGCCCTATGTGGTGTTCGAGGTGGCCTACTCGCTGGCGGACCGCTGGTGGGGACACGACCCGGACCGGGCGATCTCGGTGCTCGACCCGTGGTTCCTGACCTGGTTCCTGGCCTCGCTGTTCATCTGGCGGATGACCACCCCGCTGTGGCGGGTCATCCGGATGCCGGTGATCGTCGCCCTCGTCGTGGGGCTGACGGTGGCCGTGTCCCCGCACCTCGGCGGCGAACTCGACCTGTACCGGACGCTGGAGTTCCTGCCCTTCTTCGTGCTCGGACTGATGCTGAAGCCGGAGCACTTCGACCTGGTGCGCAGCCGCGGAGCGCGGATCGCCGCCGTCCCGCTGCTGCTGATCGGCCTCGCGGTCTTCTACCGGCTGTCGCCGACCTTCCACGAGTCGCTGTTCTTCCGACGGGACAGCATGCAGAGCTTCGGCTACTCGGTGCGGCACGGCCTCGCGCTGAGCCTGCTGCTCTACGGGGTCTCGCTGCTGTTCTGCGCCTGCTTCCTGGCGCTGGTGCCGCGGCGCAAGACCTGGTTCACCTCGCTGGGGGCGGGGACGCTCTACGGCTATCTGCTGCACGGCTTCATCCTGCGCGGCGCGCTGGCCAAGGGGTGGTTCACCCACCACTGGATCTACACGCCGCTGGGCGAGGTCGCGGTCACCGTGATCGCCGCCGCCGTCGTCACCGCGCTGTGCAGCGCGCCCGTGCGCCGGGTCTTCCGCTGCGTCATGGAGCCCGAGATGCGCTGGGCGTTCCGCCAGGACGACACCCCGCGGCGGGCCGATGTGCCCGCACCGACCGCGGAGCGGTAGGCTTCCCGGCCCGATTGGCGCCGGGCAGGCCCCCTGTGGCAGACTACCCAAGTTGCTCGGTCGAGCGCCGATGCTGCGCGCCTCCCGTCGGGGGGACCGGAAGCGAGTCCCACAGTACTCGTCGCCTTATCTGCCCTCCGGGCAGCGCTGGGGCGGACGTACGGGAATCTTCCGGGAAGCGTCAGTGCGGCTCCGGCCAGGCATCCGGTGGGTGTTATCTCCCACGCAAACCCCTCGCAGGGATATTCCGCATGCGGAAAATCATCGCAAGGGGCGCGACACACCCGACCGCGTGGGTCGGGCGAAGCGGATGCCGGAGCGGAAAAGAGACAAGGACTACGGAGTAGCCATGGCGGGACAGAAGATCCGCATTCGGCTCAAGGCCTACGACCACGAGGTCATCGACTCCTCGGCGAAGAAGATCGTCGAGACGGTGACCCGTACCGGTGCGCAGGTCGCGGGCCCGGTGCCGCTGCCCACTGAGAAGAACGTGTACTGCGTCATCAAGTCGCCGCACAAGTACAAGGACTCGCGCGAGCACTTCGAGATGCGCACGCACAAGCGCCTGATCGACATCCTCGACCCGACGCCCAAGACCGTTGACTCGTTGATGCGCCTGGACCTTCCGGCGGGCGTCGACATCGAGATCAAGCTCTGAGAGGCGCGGAGAAGATGGCAAAGCAGATCAAGGGCATCCTGGGCGAGAAGCTCGGCATGACCCAGGTCTGGGACGAGAACAACCGTGTCGTCCCTGTGACCGTCGTCAAGGCCGGCCCGAATGTCGTCACCCAGGTGCGTACCAACGACGCCGACGGCTACGAGTCGGTTCAGCTCGCCTTCGGCGAGATCGACCCGCGCAAGGTGAACAAGCCGCTCAAGGGCCACTTCGCGAAGGCCGACGTCACCCCCCGCCGCCACCTGGTGGAGCTGCGTACCGCAGACGCCGGTGAGTACACGCTGGGCCAGGAGATCACCGCCACGGTGTTCGAGGCCGGCATCAAGGTGGACGTGACCGGCAAGAGCAAGGGCAAGGGCTTCGCCGGTGTCATGAAGCGTCACAACTTCAAGGGCCTCGGCGCCGGCCACGGCGTCCAGCGCAAGCACCGCTCGCCCGGCTCCATCGGTGGCTGCGCCACCCCGGGCCGCGTGTTCAAGGGCATGCGCATGGCGGGCCGCATGGGCAACGAGCGGGTCACCACCCAGAACCTGACCGTCCACGCCGTTGACGCGGAGAAGGGCCTGCTCCTGATCAAGGGAGCCGTCCCCGGTCCGAACGGCGGCCTCGTCCTGGTCCGCACCGCGGCCAAGGGGGCCTGAGGATATGAGCACCATTGACATCCTGTCGCCCGCGGGCGACACCGCCGGGACCGTAGAGCTCCCGGCCGAGATCTTCGACGCCAAGGTCAGCATCCCGCTGATCCACCAGGTCGTCGTCGCGCAGCTGGCCGCCGCCCGTCAGGGCACGCACAAGGTCAAGACGCGTGGCGAGGTCCGCGGTGGTGGCAAGAAGCCGTACCGCCAGAAGGGCACCGGCCGCGCCCGTCAGGGCTCGACCCGCGCGCCGCAGTTCGCCGGTGGTGGCGTCGTGCACGGTCCCGTGCCGCGTGACTACTCGCAGCGGACCCCCAAGAAGATGGTCAAGGCCGCCCTCCGCGGTGCCCTGACCGACCGCGCGCGCCACAACCGCATCCACGTCGTCACCGGCGTCGTCGAGGGCTCGGCCCCGTCGACGAAGGCGGCCAAGAGCCTGCTCGGCAAGATCAGCGAGCGCAAGAACGTGCTCCTGGTCATCGAGCGTGCCGACGAGGCCGCGTGGCTGTCCGCCCGCAACCTGCCCCAGGTGCACATCCTGGACGCAGGCCAGCTGAACACGTACGACGTGCTCGTCTCCGACGACGTGGTCTTCACGCAGAGCGCCTTCGAGCGTTTCGTGGCCGGTCCTGTCGCCTCCGGCAAGGCCGTCGCCGACGAGGCCGAGCTTGAAGGGAGCGACGCCTGATGAGCGACGCAACTGCCACCGCAGCGGTCGTCACCAGCAAGACGTTCACGGACCCCCGTGACCTTCTGATCAAGCCGGTGGTCTCCGAGAAGAGCTACGCGCTGCTGGACGAGAACAAGTACACGTTCGTCGTCGACCCGCGCGCCAACAAGACCCAGATCAAGCAGGCCGTCGAGGCGGTCTTCCAGGTCAAGGTCACCGGGGTCAACACGATCAACCGCCAGGGCAAGCGCAAGCGCACCCGCACCGGTTTCGGCAAGCGCGCCAACACCAAGCGCGCCATCGTGACCCTTGCCGAGGGCGACCGAATCGACATCTTCGGCGGTCCGGTCTCCTAACGGGGGCCGGTCGTTCAGAAGTCCGGAATCTTCCGAGGACTGAGAAATGGGTATCCGCAAGTACAAGCCGACGACTCCGGGCCGTCGTGGCTCCAGCGTCGCCGACTTTGTCGAGATCACGCGGTCCACGCCGGAGAAGTCGCTGGTCCGCCCGCTGCACAGCAAGGGCGGCCGTAACAACGCCGGTCGTGTGACCGTTCGCCACCAGGGTGGTGGCCACAAGCGCGCCTACCGTGTCATCGACTTCCGTCGGCACGACAAGGACGGCGTGCCCGCCAAGGTCGCGCACATCGAGTACGACCCCAACCGCACCGCGCGCATCGCGCTGCTGCACTACGCGGACGGCGAGAAGCGTTACATCCTCGCCCCCGCCAAGCTGTCGCAGGGCGACCGGATCGAGAACGGCCCCAACGCCGACATCAAGCCGGGCAACAACCTGCCGCTGCGCAACATCCCGGTGGGTACCACGATCCACGCGATCGAGCTGCGGCCCGGTGGCGGCGCGAAGATCTCCCGCTCCGCGGGCGCTTCCGTCCAGCTGCTGGCGAAGGAAGGCAACATGGCCACCCTTCGCATGCCGTCCGGCGAGGTCCGGATGGTCGACGTCCGCTGCCGCGCCACCATCGGCGAGGTCGGCAACGCGGAGCAGTCGAACATCAACTGGGGCAAGGCCGGCCGTATGCGGTGGAAGGGCGTTCGCCCGACCGTCCGCGGTGTCGCCATGAACCCGGTGGACCACCCGCACGGTGGTGGTGAGGGCAAGACCTCCGGTGGTCGCCACCCGGTCTCCCCGTGGGGTCAGAAGGAGGGTCGTACGCGCTCTCCCAAGAAGGCGAGCAGCAAGTACATCGTCCGCCGCCGCAAGACGAACAAGAAGCGCTAGGAGCGGGTTTAGATGCCGCGCAGTCTCAAGAAGGGGCCCTTCGTCGACGACCACCTTTTCAAGAAGGTGGATGTCCAGAACGAAGCCGGCACCAAGAACGTCATCAAGACCTGGTCCCGCCGCTCGATGATCATCCCGGCCATGCTCGGCCACACGATCGCGGTGCACGACGGCCGTAAGCACGTCCCGGTGTTTGTCACTGAGTCGATGGTCGGCCACAAGCTCGGCGAGTTCGCGCCGACCCGCACCTTCCGCGGCCATGAGAAGGACGACCGTAAGTCGCGTCGTCGCTGATCAGCGGGAGTCGGACAGTGACGAAGACAGACACCGAAGGGACAACCATGGAAGCCAGGGCCCAGGCGCGGTACATCCGCGTCACGCCCATGAAGGCCCGCCGCGTGGTGGACCTCATCCGTGGCATGGATGCCACGGAGGCTCAGGCGGTCCTGCGTTTCACCCCGCAGGCCGCGAGCGTGCCGGTCGGCAAGGTGCTTGACAGCGCCATCGCCAACGCCGCGCACAACTACGACCACACGGACGCCGAGTCGCTGTACATCAGCGAGGCGTACGTGGACGAGGGTCCGACCCTGAAGCGGTTCCGGCCGCGCGCCCAGGGCCGGGCCTACCGGATCCGCAAGCGGACCAGCCACATCACCGTGGTCGTCGCCAGCAAGGAAGGGACCCGGTAATGGGCCAGAAGGTTAACCCTTACGGGTTCCGGCTCGGCATCACCACGGACTTCAAGTCCCGGTGGTACGCCGACAAGCTGTACAAGGACTACGTCAAGGAAGACGTCGCCATCCGCCGGATGATGACGCAGGGCATGGAGCGGGCCGGCATCTCCAAGGTGGAGATCGAGCGCACCCGCGACCGCGTCCGCGTCGACATCCACACCGCCCGGCCGGGCATCGTCATCGGCCGCCGCGGCGCGGAGGCCGACCGTATCCGCGGTGACCTGGAGAAGCTGACCGGCAAGCAGGTCCAGCTGAACATCCTTGAGGTCAAGAACCCGGAGATGGACGCTCAGCTGGTGGCCCAGGCCGTCGCCGAGCAGCTGTCCTCCCGTGTCTCCTTCCGCCGTGCCATGCGCAAGAGCATGCAGGGCACGCTGAAGGCCGGCGCCAAGGGCATCAAGATCCAGTGCGGCGGCCGTCTCGGCGGCGCCGAGATGTCCCGCTCCGAGTTCTACCGCGAGGGCCGGGTTCCCCTGCACACCCTGCGCGCCAACGTGGACTACGGCTTCTTCGAGGCCAAGACCACCTTCGGCCGCATCGGTGTGAAGGTGTGGATCTACAAGGGCGACGTCAAGAACATCGCCGAGGTCCGCGCCGACAACGCCGCCGCCCGCGCCGGCAACCGTCCGGCCCGCGGTGGTGGCAACGAGCGTCCGCAGCGTCGCGGTGGCGAGCGCGGTGGCCGTGGCCGTCGTCCTCAGACGGAAGGCGCCCAGGCCCCCAAGGCCGAGGCCGCTGTCGCCGTCGAGGCCCCGGCCGCGGAGACCCCCGGAACGGAAGGCTAAGTACCATGCTGATCCCCCGCAGGGTCAAGCACCGCAAGCAGCACCACCCGAGCCGCGACGGCATGGCCAAGGGCGGCACCGAGCTGGCGTTCGGTGAGTACGGCCTCCAGGCCGTGACCCCGGCCTACGTGACCAACCGGCAGATCGAGTCCGCTCGTATCTCCATCACCCGTCACATCAAGCGTGGCGGCAAGGTCTGGATCAACATCTACCCGGACCGTCCGCTGACCAAGAAGCCGGCCGAGACCCGCATGGGTTCCGGTAAGGGTTCGCCGGAGTGGTGGATCGCGAACGTCAAGCCCGGTCGGGTGATGTTCGAGCTGTCTTTCCCGAACGAGAAGGTGGCTCGTGAAGCGCTGACCCGCGCCGCTCACAAGCTCCCGATGAAGTGCCGCATTGTGCGGCGCGAGGCAGGTGAGTCGTGATGGCGGCCGGTACCAAGGCGACCGAGCTGCGCCAGCTCGGCGACGAGGAGCTCGTCGGCAAGCTGCGTGAGGCCAAGGAGGAGCTGTTCAACCTCCGCTTCCAGGCGGCCACCGGACAGCTGGAGAACAACACCCGGCTCAAGACGGTCCGCAAGGACATCGCCCGGATCTACACCCTGATGCGCGAGCGCGAGCTGGGCATCGAGACGGTGGAGAGCGCCTGATGAGCGAGAAGAATGTGACAGAGACGACTGAGCAGCGTGGCTTCCGCAAGACCCGTGAGGGCCTTGTGGTCAGCGACAAGATGGACAAGACCGTTGTGGTCGCCGTCGAGGACCGTGTGAAGCACGCCCTCTACGGCAAGGTCATCCGCCGCACCAACAAGCTCAAGGCGCACGACGAGCAGAACGCCGCGGGCATCGGCGACCGTGTCCTCCTGATGGAGACCCGGCCGCTGTCCGCGACGAAGCGCTGGCGCGTCGTCGAGATCCTCGAGAAGGCCAAGTAATCCCTGAGGGCACTCCCTCAGGACCGTTCCGTCAGGCTCGGCGGCGGGCCGGCCGGTCAACCGGCCGGCCCCTGCCGGGAACCGACGCGACAAACAGGAGATAGACGTGATCCAGCAGGAGTCGCGACTTCGTGTCGCCGACAACACTGGTGCCAAGGAGATCCTTTGCATCCGTGTTCTCGGTGGCTCGGGTCGCCGCTACGCGGGAATCGGTGACGTCATCGTCGCCACCGTCAAGGACGCGATCCCCGGTGGCAACGTGAAAAAGGGCGAGGTCATCAAGGCCGTCATCGTCCGTACCGTCAAGGAGCGCCGTCGCGCCGACGGCTCGTACATCCGGTTCGACGAGAACGCCGCCGTGATCCTCAAGAACGACGGCGACCCCCGCGGCACCCGTATCTTCGGCCCGGTAGGCCGTGAGCTGCGCGAGAAGAAGTTCATGAAGATCGTCTCCCTCGCGCCGGAGGTGCTGTAACCGATGAAGATCAAGAAGGGCGACCTGGTCCAGGTCATCACCGGTAAGGACAGGGGCAAGCAGGGCAAGGTCATCGTGGCCTACCCCGCTCAGGACCGGGTCCTCGTCGAGGGTGTCAACCGGGTCAAGAAGCACACCAAGGCCGGCCAGACCGACCGTGGTTCGCAGACCGGCGGCATCATCACCACCGAGGCGCCGATCCACGTCAGCAACGTGCAGCTGGTTGTTGAGAAGGACGGCAAGAAGGTCGTGACCCGCGTCGGCTACCGGTTCGACGACGAGGGCAACAAGATCCGCGTTGCCAAGCGGACCGGTGAGGACATCTGATGACTGCCACCACCATCACACCGCGTCTCAAGACGCGTTACCGCGAGGAGATCGCGGGCAAGCTGCGTGACGAGTTCTCCTACGAGAACGTCATGCAGATCCCCGGTCTCACCAAGATCGTGGTCAACATGGGTGTGGGCGACGCCGCCCGCGACTCCAAGCTGATCGAGGGCGCGATCCGCGACCTCGCCACGATCACCGGCCAGAAGCCGCAGGTCACCAAGGCCCGTAAGTCCATCGCGCAGTTCAAGCTGCGTGAGGGCCAGCCGATCGGTGCCCATGTCACGCTTCGCGGTGACCGCATGTGGGAGTTCCTGGACCGTCTGCTGTCGCTGGCGCTTCCGCGTATCCGCGACTTCCGTGGTCTGTCCCCCAAGCAGTTCGACGGCCGGGGCAACTACACCTTCGGTCTCACGGAGCAGGTCATGTTCCACGAGATCGACCAGGACAAGATCGACCGGGTCCGGGGCATGGACATCACCGTGGTCACCACGGCGACCAACGACGACGAGGGTCGTGCCCTCCTTCGTCACCTCGGCTTCCCGTTCAAGGAGAACTGACCGTGGCGAAGAAGGCTCTGATCGCTAAGGCCGCTCGCAAGCCCAAGTTCGCTGTGCGCGGGTACAACCGCTGCCAGCGCTGTGGCCGGCCGCACTCCGTCTACCGCAAGTTCGGCCTGTGCCGTGTGTGCCTTCGTGAGATGGCCCACCGCGGCGAGCTGCCGGGCGTGACCAAGAGCTCCTGGTAAGTCCCTTCAGGGACACCAGGAACTCTCGGTAAGTAGTTGGCCGGTCGGTGCCCACCCGTCGCCCGCCACCGCCCTTCCAAGGGCGCGCTGGCGCGCGGCACCGCCTTACTCCTTCTTCCCGTAAGGTGGAAGGGTTGGGCGCCCGCCGTCCACGACCGACTTACTACGCCGTAGGTCCCCGTGCCGCACCCGTTCCGACGTACGCCTCGCGTACCTCTCGGAGAGAGGGATGGCACAGATAGGAAACCCCGGCGAGAGAGGCCCAGGGCCAACTCATGACCATGACCGACCCCATCGCAGACATGCTGACCCGTCTGCGCAACGCGAACTCGGCGTACCACGACGATGTCGCGATGCCGTTCAGCAAGATCAAGTCGCACATCGCGGAGATCCTCCAGCAGGAGGGTTACATCACCGGCTGGAAGGTCGAGGAGGCGGAGGTCGGCAAGACTCTCCTCCTTGAGCTGAAGTTCGGCCCCGAGCGTCAGCGCTCGATCGCGGGCATCAAGCGGATCAGCAAGCCGGGTCTGCGGGTCTACGCGAAGTCCACCAATCTGCCGAAGGTGCTCGGCGGCCTGGGCGTGGCGATCATCTCCACGTCCCACGGGCTGCTCACCGGCCAGCAGGCGCAGAAGAAGGGCGTGGGTGGGGAAGTCCTCGCCTACGTCTGGTAACCGGGAAAGCGAGGTATAGCAATGTCGCGCATCGGCAAGCTGCCCATCTCGGTTCCCGCCGGAGTGGACGTCACCATCGACGGCCGCACGGTCGCGGTGAAGGGCCCCAAGGGCTCCCTCACCCACACCGTCGCCGCGCCGATCGAGATCGCCAAGGGCGAGGACGGCGTTCTGCACGTCACCCGCCCCAACGACGAGCGTGTCTCGAAGGCCCTGCACGGCCTGTCCCGCACGCTGGTGGCGAACATGATCACCGGCGTGACCACGGGATACGTGAAGGCACTGGAAATCAGCGGGGTCGGCTACCGCGTCCAGGCGAAGGGCTCCAACCTGG
It encodes the following:
- the rplC gene encoding 50S ribosomal protein L3, which produces MAKQIKGILGEKLGMTQVWDENNRVVPVTVVKAGPNVVTQVRTNDADGYESVQLAFGEIDPRKVNKPLKGHFAKADVTPRRHLVELRTADAGEYTLGQEITATVFEAGIKVDVTGKSKGKGFAGVMKRHNFKGLGAGHGVQRKHRSPGSIGGCATPGRVFKGMRMAGRMGNERVTTQNLTVHAVDAEKGLLLIKGAVPGPNGGLVLVRTAAKGA
- the rpsS gene encoding 30S ribosomal protein S19, encoding MPRSLKKGPFVDDHLFKKVDVQNEAGTKNVIKTWSRRSMIIPAMLGHTIAVHDGRKHVPVFVTESMVGHKLGEFAPTRTFRGHEKDDRKSRRR
- the rplB gene encoding 50S ribosomal protein L2, translated to MGIRKYKPTTPGRRGSSVADFVEITRSTPEKSLVRPLHSKGGRNNAGRVTVRHQGGGHKRAYRVIDFRRHDKDGVPAKVAHIEYDPNRTARIALLHYADGEKRYILAPAKLSQGDRIENGPNADIKPGNNLPLRNIPVGTTIHAIELRPGGGAKISRSAGASVQLLAKEGNMATLRMPSGEVRMVDVRCRATIGEVGNAEQSNINWGKAGRMRWKGVRPTVRGVAMNPVDHPHGGGEGKTSGGRHPVSPWGQKEGRTRSPKKASSKYIVRRRKTNKKR
- the rplD gene encoding 50S ribosomal protein L4, which gives rise to MSTIDILSPAGDTAGTVELPAEIFDAKVSIPLIHQVVVAQLAAARQGTHKVKTRGEVRGGGKKPYRQKGTGRARQGSTRAPQFAGGGVVHGPVPRDYSQRTPKKMVKAALRGALTDRARHNRIHVVTGVVEGSAPSTKAAKSLLGKISERKNVLLVIERADEAAWLSARNLPQVHILDAGQLNTYDVLVSDDVVFTQSAFERFVAGPVASGKAVADEAELEGSDA
- the rplW gene encoding 50S ribosomal protein L23: MSDATATAAVVTSKTFTDPRDLLIKPVVSEKSYALLDENKYTFVVDPRANKTQIKQAVEAVFQVKVTGVNTINRQGKRKRTRTGFGKRANTKRAIVTLAEGDRIDIFGGPVS
- the rpsJ gene encoding 30S ribosomal protein S10; the protein is MAGQKIRIRLKAYDHEVIDSSAKKIVETVTRTGAQVAGPVPLPTEKNVYCVIKSPHKYKDSREHFEMRTHKRLIDILDPTPKTVDSLMRLDLPAGVDIEIKL
- a CDS encoding CDP-glycerol glycerophosphotransferase family protein, with the protein product MSGIRQRVRTVLRKRGLQALWALPLLLSYPAMLATALGGSTRQFTVAALCNCVADLAAQQYARTPVGLLSRFGLGPAMRSLLRDCMLLVLLNELAEGRHDQSLLSVEVAAVAIVLVHLLNVVYAGSLAIFRARGVPSVGARNISLPAAPNAPRRPRWLPGTRLSGITSVSTIITCGGVVGALMGRHEPVVLGAGFGAGLATAGLATMLPQVWRVRRAPTRAVLLREIGAALAAYRPEVVLYHHADAAVRSLYQVEMWLDTVARLDLRAIVVLRDREALSRLAPTALPVLCIPSAADLDSLDLAEAKVVLYPANAAKNAHMLRLGSARHVFVGHGDSDKAASSNRFSKVYDEIWVAGPAGRERYADLPSIQDQDIVEVGRPQLSAVRRATSAGPGQPVTVLYAPTWEGWSDDDNAALATSGERIVRTLLRLQVRVLYKPHPLTGARVRRYAQADQRIRQLLRAQGAVEAGEGLLSAPGRHLIITGQAPHLYHCFNEADLLVTDISSVVSDFLASAKPYAVTNALNLPADEFTRRYPSAAAAYLLDPQCSALAEAVTAAGDPAGDRLAGHRDRLRVHLLGPDEPDAMTRFNTAVNRLAGRGREAERVAASAEPRSTLLTGSGGAEPSLPQGDGG
- a CDS encoding acyltransferase family protein → MSAHSLVPEFESNAQNRPGTAPERGGQADTAAPPRKQRDAFFDNAKFLAIVLVVCAHTWEPLMHSGSRATHALYILVYSFHMPAFIVISGYFSRSFTMRPAQLKRLVTGIVVPYVVFEVAYSLADRWWGHDPDRAISVLDPWFLTWFLASLFIWRMTTPLWRVIRMPVIVALVVGLTVAVSPHLGGELDLYRTLEFLPFFVLGLMLKPEHFDLVRSRGARIAAVPLLLIGLAVFYRLSPTFHESLFFRRDSMQSFGYSVRHGLALSLLLYGVSLLFCACFLALVPRRKTWFTSLGAGTLYGYLLHGFILRGALAKGWFTHHWIYTPLGEVAVTVIAAAVVTALCSAPVRRVFRCVMEPEMRWAFRQDDTPRRADVPAPTAER
- the rplV gene encoding 50S ribosomal protein L22; protein product: MEARAQARYIRVTPMKARRVVDLIRGMDATEAQAVLRFTPQAASVPVGKVLDSAIANAAHNYDHTDAESLYISEAYVDEGPTLKRFRPRAQGRAYRIRKRTSHITVVVASKEGTR